In a genomic window of Occallatibacter riparius:
- a CDS encoding putative RNA methyltransferase → MQLMTIRTLLCPLCRGEMQSQVAGVRCAAGHSFDFARQGYVNLVANMPHVRIR, encoded by the coding sequence ATGCAACTGATGACGATCCGAACGCTGCTCTGTCCCCTCTGCCGAGGCGAAATGCAGTCGCAAGTTGCGGGCGTACGCTGCGCGGCTGGCCACTCGTTCGACTTTGCCCGGCAAGGGTACGTGAATCTCGTCGCAAACATGCCTCACGTCCGTATTCGCTGA
- a CDS encoding sigma-54-dependent Fis family transcriptional regulator — MENEIVLNILKLILAGSPLSEVLTIIAERVESRGDGTLCTIWLPDEDGTQLRCAAAPSLPGFDGHVGPMLIGPKGGSCGTAVYRKEPVYVSDILIDPIWDDYRDRVLHYGVRSVWSRPLFTKDGRVLGTFAILYREARSPGQSDLQMIDNASHIAGIAIERHMNEQKLKHERDRLRLLLSITNSMTSKLDLGHLLEALSTNLLRVTRCDFCALLLPSGQSGLLRLRVLYNPQGRGAINDGALVPITGSTCGKAFLCGKNQLIHCIEDFKRDPEIFGTREGQQCFETVMAEGLRSGCELPLIGRQGVIGVLGAFSRSERAFTEDEFSFLQQVAGQVAIAVENALEFERANEDRLRETRQRLYLEEEIRADFAEIVGDSPALKAALDLVSVVAPTSSSVLIMGETGTGKELIARAIHNLGGRRERAFVKLNCAAIPLGLLESELFGHEKGAFTGAVAQKTGRFELANKGTLFLDEVGDIPLELQAKLLRVLQEQEFERLGSNYTHKVDVRLIAATHRDLAAMVKQGTFREDLYYRLKVFPIHVPALRERTEDIPRLVQHFIFMYSRRMNKRIDEIPSETMESLIRYRWPGNVRELQNFIERAVILSPYTVLRAPTSELEPFSAPRGSNVPITGLEELERDHILRVLEASNWVVGGRNGAAARLGMKRTSLVYKMRKYRMTRPASAPQRFRERQLQ; from the coding sequence ATGGAAAACGAGATCGTACTGAATATTCTCAAGTTGATCCTCGCCGGATCGCCGCTTTCTGAAGTGCTGACCATCATCGCTGAACGGGTTGAGTCTCGTGGTGATGGCACATTATGTACGATCTGGCTTCCCGATGAAGATGGAACGCAACTCCGCTGTGCAGCGGCACCGAGCCTTCCGGGCTTCGACGGCCACGTAGGGCCCATGTTGATCGGTCCGAAGGGCGGGTCGTGTGGAACCGCGGTGTATCGCAAAGAGCCGGTATATGTCAGCGATATTCTCATCGATCCAATCTGGGACGACTACCGTGACCGCGTTCTGCATTATGGCGTCCGCTCTGTATGGTCGCGCCCGTTGTTCACAAAAGACGGCAGGGTCCTCGGAACATTCGCCATTCTGTATCGCGAGGCGCGCAGCCCCGGTCAGTCCGACCTTCAGATGATCGACAACGCCAGCCACATCGCCGGCATCGCCATTGAGCGGCACATGAATGAGCAAAAGCTGAAGCATGAGCGCGATCGGCTCCGCCTGCTTCTCAGCATCACGAACAGCATGACTTCCAAGCTCGACTTGGGGCATCTGCTGGAGGCGCTCTCGACCAATCTGCTCAGGGTAACGCGCTGCGATTTCTGCGCCTTGCTGCTGCCCAGCGGACAGAGCGGTCTATTGCGCCTTAGAGTTCTATACAATCCGCAGGGCCGGGGCGCCATCAACGATGGGGCGCTCGTGCCCATCACGGGCTCGACCTGCGGCAAAGCGTTCCTCTGCGGTAAGAATCAACTCATCCATTGCATCGAGGATTTCAAAAGAGATCCGGAAATCTTCGGCACCAGGGAAGGTCAACAGTGCTTCGAAACTGTAATGGCCGAAGGCCTGAGATCGGGGTGCGAGCTGCCTCTGATCGGCCGCCAGGGTGTGATCGGCGTTCTGGGAGCATTCAGCCGTTCGGAAAGGGCTTTCACCGAGGACGAGTTTTCGTTTCTTCAGCAAGTGGCCGGACAGGTCGCAATTGCTGTAGAAAATGCGCTGGAGTTCGAGAGGGCGAATGAAGACCGGCTTAGAGAAACCAGGCAAAGACTCTATCTCGAAGAAGAGATTCGCGCCGACTTCGCAGAAATCGTCGGTGATAGTCCGGCTCTGAAGGCTGCGCTCGACCTGGTCTCGGTCGTTGCTCCCACAAGCTCGAGCGTACTCATCATGGGCGAGACCGGAACGGGTAAGGAACTCATTGCGCGTGCGATTCACAACCTCGGCGGCCGGCGCGAACGTGCTTTCGTCAAACTGAACTGCGCGGCCATTCCGCTCGGACTTCTGGAGAGCGAATTATTCGGTCATGAGAAAGGCGCATTCACGGGAGCAGTTGCGCAGAAAACCGGACGCTTTGAACTCGCCAATAAAGGAACCCTGTTCCTTGACGAAGTCGGCGATATCCCCTTAGAACTGCAGGCAAAGCTGCTTCGCGTGCTGCAAGAGCAGGAGTTTGAGAGACTCGGAAGCAACTACACGCACAAGGTCGACGTCCGGTTGATTGCAGCCACCCATCGAGACTTGGCCGCCATGGTGAAACAGGGCACATTTCGCGAAGACCTCTATTACCGGCTCAAAGTGTTTCCCATTCATGTGCCGGCGCTTCGCGAGCGGACCGAGGACATTCCGCGGCTCGTTCAACATTTCATATTCATGTATTCGCGACGCATGAACAAAAGAATCGACGAGATACCTTCCGAGACGATGGAATCACTGATCCGGTATCGCTGGCCTGGGAATGTTCGGGAGTTGCAGAACTTCATCGAGCGAGCGGTGATTCTATCGCCGTACACCGTGCTGCGCGCACCCACGTCCGAGCTGGAGCCATTCAGTGCTCCACGAGGATCAAACGTCCCCATCACAGGCCTCGAAGAACTCGAACGGGATCATATCCTCCGGGTCCTCGAGGCGAGCAACTGGGTGGTGGGTGGCCGCAATGGCGCCGCGGCGCGCCTGGGAATGAAACGGACGTCGCTTGTTTATAAAATGCGGAAGTATCGGATGACGCGCCCGGCCTCTGCACCTCAAAGGTTCCGGGAGAGGCAGCTACAGTAG
- a CDS encoding SRPBCC family protein gives MQVAENFVTSAEPAIVWKVLADVERWHEWTPTVLEIKPLGNSGMVVGARYRVVQPRLRPAVYQVTECVPDRRFTWVQRFPGAAMVADHRITQREASTEVELSFSSSGLLGNIVGKVFSRLITNYVRTEARSLKHRCESGI, from the coding sequence ATGCAAGTCGCAGAGAACTTCGTTACCTCGGCGGAGCCGGCAATCGTATGGAAGGTTCTTGCTGACGTTGAGCGCTGGCACGAGTGGACGCCCACCGTTCTCGAGATCAAGCCACTGGGCAACAGTGGAATGGTCGTAGGAGCTCGCTACCGGGTCGTACAACCGAGGCTTCGTCCCGCAGTTTATCAAGTCACTGAGTGTGTACCCGACCGCAGATTCACCTGGGTTCAGCGGTTTCCAGGCGCGGCTATGGTCGCTGACCATCGCATCACGCAGCGCGAAGCGAGTACCGAGGTAGAACTTTCATTCTCCTCCAGCGGTCTGCTGGGTAACATCGTGGGTAAGGTGTTCTCCAGGTTGATAACGAACTACGTCAGGACTGAGGCTCGTAGCCTTAAGCACCGCTGTGAGTCCGGCATCTAA
- a CDS encoding CGNR zinc finger domain-containing protein produces the protein MKASLPKRPADSSPPFLAGDVALDFLNTRVSIGGEVQDLLQTDADVLGWLEKAGFPVSKAAMRKVPRSLLQDTRDLRENVRSLVEKRKAGRWGDPSVLNKFLRYAQSHPQLEWNDPRQPALARIRNQDRPGCILAPVAEAAAVLLSSADFSLVKRCEGEDCLLWFSDQTRSHHRRWCSTRICGNRYKVAAFRKRQQGRVS, from the coding sequence GTGAAGGCATCGCTGCCAAAGCGACCAGCAGACAGCAGCCCACCGTTTCTGGCGGGTGATGTCGCACTCGATTTCCTCAACACGCGCGTGAGTATCGGTGGAGAAGTCCAGGATTTGCTACAGACGGACGCGGATGTGCTTGGCTGGCTTGAGAAGGCCGGATTCCCCGTCTCGAAGGCTGCAATGCGAAAGGTGCCTCGATCGCTTTTGCAGGACACTAGAGACTTGCGAGAGAATGTGCGCTCGCTTGTAGAGAAACGAAAGGCGGGCCGCTGGGGAGATCCTTCAGTGCTCAATAAGTTTCTCAGGTACGCGCAAAGTCATCCCCAACTTGAATGGAATGATCCGCGACAGCCCGCGCTTGCGCGAATACGGAATCAAGACAGGCCAGGATGCATTCTGGCACCGGTTGCTGAAGCGGCGGCTGTGCTCCTCAGCTCGGCTGATTTCAGCCTCGTGAAGCGGTGCGAGGGCGAGGACTGCCTACTGTGGTTCTCCGATCAGACCAGATCCCACCATCGCCGCTGGTGCAGCACCAGGATATGTGGGAATCGCTACAAGGTGGCTGCCTTTCGGAAGCGTCAGCAGGGTCGCGTCTCCTGA
- a CDS encoding class I SAM-dependent methyltransferase produces the protein MVAAREKFLGERHFLPLAETIVEACKTHASDARFVMEAGAGIGYYIAHVLEALPLTVGLALDLSKFAARRAARAHVRLDAVVTDVIEKLPLKSESVDLALNIFAPRPVPELVRTLHREGRLVVAFPADQHMQEVRNAIGMLTVDPRKEWRISKSLHPSFRLLDAKRCQWKMKLQHNDVEAMVLMGPSARHIDASTVPARIARLDPRMEVTGAVNIHVYERAKHGNT, from the coding sequence ATGGTGGCCGCCAGGGAGAAATTCCTGGGCGAGCGCCATTTTCTTCCCCTGGCTGAAACCATCGTCGAAGCTTGCAAGACGCATGCGTCTGATGCCCGCTTCGTTATGGAAGCCGGTGCCGGAATCGGTTATTACATAGCGCATGTTCTGGAGGCCCTGCCTCTCACCGTGGGCCTCGCACTCGACTTGTCGAAATTTGCTGCGCGGCGTGCGGCCAGGGCCCACGTGCGCCTTGATGCCGTGGTCACAGATGTGATCGAGAAGCTACCACTCAAATCGGAATCAGTCGATCTAGCCTTGAACATCTTCGCGCCCAGACCGGTACCGGAGCTTGTTCGCACGTTGCATCGCGAAGGGCGGCTAGTCGTAGCCTTCCCTGCAGACCAGCATATGCAGGAAGTGCGTAATGCAATCGGGATGCTGACCGTCGATCCCAGGAAGGAGTGGCGTATTTCAAAATCACTGCATCCATCCTTCCGTCTTCTGGATGCGAAACGCTGCCAATGGAAAATGAAGTTGCAGCACAACGATGTGGAAGCAATGGTACTCATGGGGCCGTCGGCCCGACATATAGACGCATCCACTGTGCCGGCCAGGATCGCACGATTAGATCCCCGCATGGAAGTGACGGGCGCGGTCAATATTCACGTCTACGAACGCGCAAAGCATGGCAATACATGA
- a CDS encoding 3-keto-disaccharide hydrolase, with protein MEADAQRAGQTIPGEDWVQLFNGKDLSGWTPVGAESWSVESDGVLHGKGLTKAYGYLETNRDYKDFQLSLRFKCVGDGNSGVFFHTAFKPNSVDTTQGMQFEIDCTMMHHTAGVYAEDGRGWVVWPAPENEGVVRRGDWNDYFLEVVGNRYRSRLNGVQMVDYTDPKPGAPDGRIALQLHAGGEGNMQFKDIWIRDLSK; from the coding sequence ATGGAGGCAGATGCTCAGCGAGCGGGCCAAACGATTCCGGGGGAAGACTGGGTGCAGCTCTTCAATGGCAAGGACCTTTCAGGATGGACACCGGTGGGCGCCGAAAGCTGGAGCGTTGAATCGGACGGCGTGCTCCACGGTAAAGGACTCACCAAAGCCTATGGCTATCTTGAAACCAACAGAGACTACAAGGACTTCCAGTTATCCTTGCGCTTCAAGTGTGTTGGCGATGGAAACAGCGGCGTGTTCTTCCACACTGCTTTCAAGCCGAACTCCGTCGATACCACGCAGGGCATGCAATTTGAGATTGACTGCACGATGATGCATCACACCGCGGGCGTGTATGCGGAAGATGGCCGCGGGTGGGTGGTATGGCCGGCGCCTGAGAATGAAGGCGTGGTTCGCAGAGGGGACTGGAACGACTACTTTCTCGAGGTGGTCGGAAACCGCTACCGCTCGCGCCTGAATGGCGTGCAGATGGTGGACTACACCGATCCGAAGCCGGGCGCTCCCGACGGACGCATTGCTTTGCAGTTGCATGCCGGCGGCGAAGGGAACATGCAATTCAAGGACATCTGGATTCGAGATCTGTCAAAGTAG